From Hyphomicrobiales bacterium 4NK60-0047b, one genomic window encodes:
- the cobU gene encoding bifunctional adenosylcobinamide kinase/adenosylcobinamide-phosphate guanylyltransferase yields the protein MNKISLIFGGAKSGKSNYAENLAIPYSNKIYIATAEARDEEMQKRIKNHQNQRDNNWHTIEEPIDLVPHLTKPYTENTVILIDCMTIWLSNLMEKSLNITDKTDRLLNNLSNCSADVILVSNELGLSIVPENALARAFRDEQGLLNQKLAKRATNVVFIAAGLPLILK from the coding sequence ATGAATAAAATTTCACTGATTTTTGGCGGAGCAAAAAGCGGCAAAAGTAATTATGCCGAAAATCTAGCCATCCCTTATTCAAACAAAATCTATATCGCTACAGCTGAAGCCAGAGATGAGGAGATGCAAAAACGCATCAAAAACCATCAAAATCAGCGGGACAACAATTGGCATACAATTGAAGAACCAATAGACCTCGTTCCTCACCTAACCAAGCCATATACAGAAAACACTGTCATCCTTATCGATTGTATGACAATTTGGCTCTCGAACCTTATGGAAAAAAGTCTAAATATTACCGATAAGACAGATAGATTATTAAATAACCTGTCAAACTGTTCAGCTGATGTGATACTTGTTTCAAATGAGCTTGGCCTCTCAATCGTCCCAGAAAATGCATTAGCAAGAGCCTTTCGAGATGAACAAGGTTTATTAAACCAAAAGCTTGCCAAAAGGGCCACAAATGTAGTTTTTATAGCCGCAGGACTACCGCTAATTTTAAAATAA
- the cobW gene encoding cobalamin biosynthesis protein CobW, with protein sequence MPHKIPVTVITGFLGAGKTTLIRNLIESANGKRLALIINEFGDVGVDGEVLKSCGDENCTEDDIVELANGCICCTVAEDFIPTMEKLLSRDQRPDHIIIETSGLALPQPLVRAFNWPEIKTEVTVDGVVTIVDAPAVSEGRFAANEHQVQAQREQDEALDHETPLGELFEDQVNCADLIVLSKTDLIDDQAITNVKALVSKETRDGVQMVKSQKGKLPLNVLLGLDMKAEEDNRMSHHERHHAAHHHDDDHHHDHDHHHHHDHDDFESFSITLETIDDVESFKAKLVETIKTHDILRLKGFVSVKDKDMRLVIQAVGPRLDAYYDKPWNLEETRTSNLVVIGQAGMDRDTIACSV encoded by the coding sequence ATGCCCCATAAAATCCCTGTCACCGTAATCACTGGCTTTCTTGGCGCTGGTAAAACAACACTCATTCGCAACTTGATTGAAAGCGCCAATGGCAAACGCCTAGCTCTGATCATCAATGAATTCGGTGACGTCGGCGTAGATGGTGAAGTTTTAAAATCTTGCGGCGATGAAAATTGTACCGAAGATGACATTGTAGAACTGGCAAACGGTTGTATCTGTTGTACCGTCGCAGAAGATTTTATTCCCACAATGGAAAAATTACTGAGCCGCGATCAGCGCCCGGATCACATCATTATTGAAACATCCGGCCTCGCTTTACCGCAACCACTAGTACGCGCATTTAATTGGCCAGAGATTAAAACCGAAGTGACCGTTGATGGCGTTGTAACAATCGTCGATGCCCCTGCCGTCTCAGAAGGACGCTTTGCCGCTAATGAACATCAAGTCCAAGCTCAGCGAGAACAAGACGAAGCACTAGATCACGAAACACCACTTGGCGAGCTTTTTGAAGACCAGGTGAATTGCGCTGATCTGATTGTTCTCTCGAAAACAGATCTAATCGACGATCAAGCCATAACCAATGTAAAGGCTCTCGTCTCTAAAGAAACAAGAGACGGCGTGCAAATGGTCAAATCTCAAAAAGGCAAGCTACCATTAAATGTGCTTTTGGGACTAGACATGAAAGCTGAAGAAGACAATCGCATGTCGCACCATGAGCGTCATCACGCAGCTCACCACCATGACGATGACCACCATCACGATCATGACCATCACCATCATCACGACCACGATGATTTCGAAAGTTTCAGCATTACCTTAGAGACAATCGATGACGTGGAAAGCTTTAAAGCCAAACTGGTTGAGACCATCAAAACTCACGACATCTTGCGGCTTAAGGGCTTTGTATCTGTAAAAGACAAAGACATGCGCTTGGTAATACAAGCTGTTGGCCCAAGACTAGACGCATACTACGACAAACCCTGGAACCTAGAAGAAACCCGCACGTCGAATTTGGTTGTGATTGGCCAAGCTGGGATGGATAGAGACACAATTGCATGCTCAGTGTAA
- a CDS encoding DUF2200 domain-containing protein, giving the protein MSKTDLSTMIFSKVYPLYVQKAEKKNRTKEEVDEIIRWLTGYDQEGLEKQIEQESNFKGFFADAPQIHPNSSLIKGVVCGIRVEEIEDPLIKHVRYMDKLIDELAKGKSMDKILRA; this is encoded by the coding sequence ATGTCGAAAACAGATTTATCTACTATGATTTTCTCAAAAGTCTATCCTTTATACGTTCAGAAAGCGGAAAAGAAAAATCGCACAAAAGAGGAAGTTGATGAAATCATTCGTTGGCTCACTGGTTATGATCAGGAAGGTCTGGAGAAACAGATCGAACAGGAAAGCAATTTTAAGGGCTTCTTCGCTGATGCGCCACAAATTCATCCGAACAGTTCGCTCATCAAAGGCGTCGTTTGCGGTATTCGGGTAGAAGAGATCGAAGATCCTTTGATCAAACATGTTCGTTATATGGACAAGTTAATCGACGAGCTAGCCAAAGGCAAATCAATGGACAAAATACTCAGAGCGTGA
- the trpS gene encoding tryptophan--tRNA ligase, translated as MTHQERVFSGVQPTGNLHLGNYLGAITKFVALQESHECLYCVVDLHAITVWQDPKELAGNIREVTAAFIASGIDPKKQIIFNQSQVSGHAELAWVLNCVARMGWLNRMTQFKEKAGKHKENASVGLFTYPNLMAADILLYHATHVPVGEDQKQHLELARDIAQKFNVDFADTIIEASFEDGTFFPQPEPLIQGPATRVMSLRDGSKKMSKSDPSEMSRITMTDNADTIAKKIRKAKTDPDALPSETDGLKDRPEANNLVGIYAALKGVSKEDVLKDHGGAQFSTFKPALAELAVEKVSPIANEMQKLLNEPAELDAILKDGANRAHTIADPIMKKTKEIVGFIG; from the coding sequence ATGACACATCAAGAGCGTGTATTCTCAGGCGTACAGCCAACAGGCAACCTTCACTTAGGTAATTACCTTGGCGCCATTACAAAATTTGTTGCCCTGCAAGAAAGCCATGAATGTCTTTATTGCGTTGTTGATCTCCATGCCATCACCGTATGGCAAGATCCAAAGGAATTGGCTGGCAACATCAGAGAAGTCACAGCCGCCTTCATCGCCTCTGGCATCGACCCCAAAAAACAAATCATCTTTAACCAGTCTCAAGTTTCTGGCCACGCTGAACTAGCCTGGGTCTTAAACTGCGTCGCCCGCATGGGCTGGTTAAACCGCATGACACAGTTCAAAGAAAAAGCCGGCAAACATAAAGAAAACGCGTCTGTTGGTTTGTTCACGTATCCCAACCTGATGGCAGCCGATATCTTGCTTTATCACGCAACTCATGTGCCGGTTGGTGAAGATCAAAAACAACACCTCGAGCTTGCCCGTGACATTGCACAAAAATTCAATGTTGATTTTGCAGATACAATTATAGAAGCAAGCTTCGAAGACGGCACCTTCTTCCCACAGCCGGAGCCGCTTATTCAAGGCCCCGCCACCAGAGTGATGTCTCTTCGTGATGGCTCTAAAAAAATGAGCAAATCAGACCCGTCTGAGATGTCACGCATCACCATGACAGATAACGCAGACACCATCGCCAAAAAAATTCGCAAAGCCAAAACGGATCCAGACGCTCTGCCATCAGAAACAGACGGCCTAAAAGATCGCCCAGAAGCAAACAATCTCGTTGGCATCTATGCAGCCCTAAAAGGCGTGAGCAAAGAAGACGTTCTAAAAGACCACGGCGGCGCTCAGTTCTCAACCTTCAAACCAGCCCTAGCAGAACTCGCCGTTGAAAAAGTAAGCCCCATCGCAAATGAAATGCAAAAACTACTAAATGAACCAGCAGAGCTAGACGCGATCTTAAAAGACGGCGCTAATCGAGCCCACACCATCGCCGACCCAATCATGAAAAAGACAAAAGAAATCGTTGGGTTTATTGGGTAA
- the cobT_1 gene encoding nicotinate-nucleotide--dimethylbenzimidazole phosphoribosyltransferase — translation MDTNYFMFETIDSFLSSLNSLPAAEVEFQEAAQARQNQLTKPNGSLGRLEDIAIWLAGWQGRECPKLDQVSAFVFAGNHGVVEEGISPFPATVTEQMVQNFNNGGAAINALTTVFGHELSVIPLHLDQPTKNITLAAAMTEEETLEALNIGASCVENCDADLVYFGEMGIGNTTIASTLAAATCGGCGADWAGPGTGLSSEGVDLKSTVIDRALAFHKLKRDKKTKAGSSSPIDIIRLVGGREQAALLGAVAVARLKRIPVLLDGFVVTAAVAPLSLLEVNALDHCLAAHCSAEPAHQRLLDCLWLEPLLNLNMRLGEGTGAALAVELVKGAVATHARMATFDEAAISNRD, via the coding sequence TTGGATACGAATTATTTTATGTTTGAGACCATCGATAGCTTTCTTTCCAGTTTAAATTCTTTGCCAGCTGCTGAAGTTGAGTTTCAAGAGGCAGCTCAGGCGCGGCAAAACCAATTAACAAAGCCAAATGGATCGCTTGGGCGCTTGGAAGATATTGCTATATGGTTAGCTGGATGGCAAGGCCGAGAATGTCCGAAATTAGACCAAGTCTCAGCTTTTGTATTTGCTGGGAACCATGGGGTTGTTGAAGAAGGAATTTCTCCTTTCCCTGCTACCGTTACCGAGCAGATGGTGCAAAACTTTAACAATGGTGGTGCTGCCATCAATGCATTAACAACCGTATTTGGCCATGAACTTTCTGTTATTCCTCTACATCTTGATCAACCTACGAAGAATATTACTCTTGCTGCTGCTATGACAGAGGAAGAGACGCTTGAAGCTCTTAATATTGGGGCGTCTTGTGTTGAGAATTGTGATGCGGACCTGGTTTATTTTGGAGAAATGGGAATTGGGAATACGACCATTGCGTCTACATTAGCGGCAGCCACTTGTGGTGGGTGTGGTGCTGATTGGGCTGGGCCTGGCACGGGGCTTAGTTCTGAAGGGGTTGATCTTAAAAGTACTGTTATTGACCGAGCATTAGCGTTTCATAAGCTAAAAAGGGATAAGAAAACTAAAGCAGGTTCTTCTTCACCAATTGATATTATTCGTTTGGTTGGTGGAAGGGAGCAAGCTGCCCTTCTGGGTGCTGTTGCTGTTGCGCGGTTAAAACGAATTCCTGTTTTACTTGATGGGTTTGTGGTTACAGCAGCTGTTGCTCCTTTGAGTTTGCTAGAAGTTAACGCGCTTGATCATTGTTTGGCTGCTCATTGTTCAGCAGAACCAGCGCATCAAAGATTGCTTGATTGTTTGTGGCTGGAACCTTTGCTAAATTTAAATATGCGTTTGGGTGAAGGGACAGGAGCAGCGCTTGCTGTGGAGCTTGTTAAAGGTGCGGTTGCTACTCATGCCCGCATGGCGACGTTTGATGAAGCTGCAATTTCTAATCGTGATTGA
- the murJ gene encoding murein biosynthesis integral membrane protein MurJ — translation MRLYKAFATVGGMTLISRALGFIRDILVAFVLGTGPIADAFFVAFRFPNLFRRLFGEGAFNAAFIPLFAKELEGDGKQSAKNFANQVASVLITALLITTALAELTMPWLIYFIAPGFSDNPEKLDLAIFLTRITFPYLACMSLVALLSGMLNALDKFAAAAAVPILLNVILIAAMSIAAFLELNETATAGIILSWGVAIAGFAQLFLLLFCVTRQDFALKLKRPRLTPQVKKFLWLSIPGILAGGITQINIMIGTIIASMQESAVSFLYYADRLYQLPLGIVGIAIGVVLLPELSRKLRANEMEAVHDAQNRSLEFSALLTMPAAVALFTIPEPIIKVLFERGAFDATATTATSAALAAFAIGLPSFVLIKVFSPGFFAREDTKTPMIFAGISMIINVSLSLLLFTQYKHVGIAIATSVAGWANAILLGALLYKRGHFIIDRALVSKLPRIILSSLIMGLVLYYAAQYASPYLSLEYGIWIRFLTLFALVSCGVLAYGLSAEITGATSFKSLKQSLRPNRQ, via the coding sequence ATGCGTCTCTATAAAGCCTTTGCAACTGTCGGCGGCATGACACTCATCAGCCGCGCTCTTGGATTCATTCGAGATATCCTCGTGGCCTTCGTATTGGGCACCGGCCCCATCGCAGACGCCTTTTTTGTTGCCTTTCGTTTTCCAAACTTGTTCAGAAGACTTTTCGGTGAAGGTGCCTTTAACGCCGCTTTTATTCCCCTTTTTGCAAAAGAGCTAGAAGGCGATGGCAAACAAAGCGCAAAGAACTTTGCCAATCAAGTCGCAAGTGTTTTAATCACAGCGCTACTCATCACAACAGCGCTCGCCGAGCTAACAATGCCATGGCTGATATATTTCATCGCACCAGGCTTCAGTGATAACCCGGAAAAACTCGATCTCGCGATTTTCCTCACACGGATTACATTCCCTTATCTAGCATGTATGTCACTGGTTGCCCTTCTCTCAGGTATGCTCAACGCATTAGATAAATTCGCAGCCGCAGCCGCAGTCCCTATTTTACTAAATGTCATTCTCATCGCCGCTATGAGCATCGCCGCTTTTCTTGAATTAAACGAAACAGCTACCGCAGGCATCATCTTAAGTTGGGGTGTCGCAATTGCTGGCTTCGCTCAGTTGTTTTTGCTTCTTTTTTGCGTCACAAGACAAGATTTCGCACTAAAGCTAAAACGCCCACGCCTCACCCCTCAGGTGAAAAAATTTCTATGGCTCAGCATCCCAGGAATTCTTGCTGGCGGCATCACTCAAATTAATATCATGATCGGCACCATCATCGCGTCCATGCAAGAAAGCGCTGTGTCTTTCCTTTATTACGCTGATCGGCTCTATCAATTACCCCTAGGTATTGTCGGCATTGCCATTGGTGTTGTCCTCTTGCCGGAACTATCAAGAAAATTACGCGCCAATGAAATGGAAGCGGTGCATGACGCTCAAAACAGGTCTCTAGAATTTTCAGCTCTTCTAACAATGCCAGCCGCTGTTGCCCTATTCACAATTCCAGAGCCAATTATAAAAGTCTTGTTTGAGCGCGGCGCATTTGATGCAACCGCAACCACAGCAACCTCAGCAGCGCTCGCCGCTTTTGCAATTGGCCTACCAAGCTTTGTGCTTATCAAAGTGTTCTCCCCCGGTTTTTTCGCCAGAGAAGACACCAAAACACCCATGATCTTCGCAGGCATTTCAATGATCATCAATGTGAGCTTGAGCCTTCTCTTATTCACTCAGTACAAACATGTCGGCATCGCTATCGCAACCTCAGTGGCCGGATGGGCGAATGCTATCCTCCTTGGAGCTCTTCTATATAAAAGAGGGCACTTCATTATAGACAGAGCCCTGGTCTCAAAACTACCGCGCATCATTTTATCAAGCCTCATAATGGGGCTAGTGCTATATTATGCAGCTCAATATGCAAGTCCATATCTCAGTTTGGAGTATGGCATTTGGATCAGATTCCTCACTCTTTTTGCTTTAGTCTCTTGCGGAGTTCTGGCCTATGGTTTATCAGCAGAAATAACAGGCGCGACAAGCTTCAAATCTTTAAAACAAAGTTTGCGGCCAAATCGCCAATAA
- a CDS encoding Fe(3+) ABC transporter substrate-binding protein: protein MFLFPAALLKRKLKACSYSFAVATFGVVSLSSFSNSAYLASEAHAADKGVVNIYSYRQPYLVKPLLEEFTKQTGIQTKVIFAKKGLIERIAAEGKLSPADVLLTVDIGRLSAAVEKGISQPVKSSVIEDNVPAKYRSAKGDWFGLTVRSRVVYASKDRVGQDAITYEELADPKWRGKICMRSGQHVYNVAMIASMIAHNGAEKTKTWLKGLKANLARKPSGNDRAQVKAVYAGQCDLAIGNTYYMGKMQNNEKKPEQKKWAASVKLLFPNTKTRGAHVNLSGMVLAKHAPNKASAVKLMEFLSSEKAQQIYSKVNFEYPVKEGVAWSDLVKSWGEFKADDLALDKIADLRKAASLLVDETDLNNGPSS from the coding sequence ATGTTTTTATTTCCTGCTGCGCTTCTCAAGCGTAAGCTTAAAGCTTGTTCGTACTCTTTTGCTGTAGCCACTTTTGGCGTTGTTTCTCTCTCCTCTTTCTCAAATTCAGCTTACTTAGCCTCTGAAGCTCATGCAGCTGATAAGGGCGTGGTGAATATCTATTCCTATCGCCAACCTTATTTGGTTAAGCCGCTTTTGGAAGAATTCACCAAACAGACCGGGATCCAAACTAAAGTTATTTTTGCGAAAAAAGGTTTGATTGAACGTATCGCAGCTGAAGGTAAATTAAGCCCAGCTGATGTATTGCTAACCGTTGATATTGGTCGTTTATCTGCGGCCGTTGAAAAAGGAATTTCTCAACCGGTTAAATCTTCAGTCATTGAAGACAATGTTCCAGCCAAATATAGAAGTGCGAAAGGTGACTGGTTTGGTCTAACTGTTCGCTCTCGGGTTGTTTATGCTTCTAAGGATCGTGTTGGCCAAGATGCGATTACTTACGAAGAATTGGCTGACCCTAAATGGCGCGGTAAAATTTGTATGCGCTCTGGTCAACATGTTTACAATGTTGCGATGATTGCGTCCATGATTGCTCATAATGGTGCTGAGAAAACCAAGACATGGCTTAAGGGCCTCAAAGCGAATTTAGCTCGTAAACCTTCTGGCAATGATCGGGCTCAAGTGAAAGCTGTTTATGCTGGTCAATGTGATTTGGCGATTGGTAACACTTACTATATGGGTAAAATGCAAAATAATGAGAAAAAGCCTGAGCAGAAAAAATGGGCGGCTTCAGTTAAATTACTTTTCCCAAACACCAAGACACGGGGCGCTCATGTGAACCTCTCTGGTATGGTTTTGGCCAAACATGCACCGAATAAAGCGTCAGCCGTTAAATTGATGGAATTTTTATCATCTGAAAAAGCTCAGCAGATTTATTCAAAAGTGAACTTTGAATATCCGGTTAAAGAAGGTGTGGCCTGGTCTGACCTTGTGAAAAGCTGGGGTGAGTTTAAAGCTGATGATCTTGCATTAGACAAAATCGCAGATTTGCGTAAAGCAGCTTCATTGCTTGTTGATGAAACAGACCTCAATAACGGACCAAGCAGCTAG